From Actinomyces slackii, a single genomic window includes:
- the narI gene encoding respiratory nitrate reductase subunit gamma — MSPLEQNLLWVALPYVCLFLLGAGMIWRWRSDQFGWTSRSSQWYESRLLRASSPVFHLGFLMVAGGHVVGLLVPKSWTQAVGVSQHLYHLGATYLGTLAAVLTILGLVGLIYRRAVVKSVRLATTRNDLVMYCFLIVPVLLGTIATVSNQLFDAHGYDYRETISPWLRSVLTFQPQPELMADVPLSFKMHVVAGLLLLAIWPFTRLVHAVSAPVGYVSRPYVVYRSREGSAATARTRRGWQPVHTQGTGNQGSNDTAPSQGA; from the coding sequence ATGAGCCCGCTTGAGCAGAACCTGCTGTGGGTCGCCCTGCCCTATGTCTGCCTGTTCCTGCTGGGGGCCGGCATGATCTGGCGGTGGCGCTCCGACCAGTTCGGGTGGACGTCCCGCTCCTCGCAGTGGTACGAGTCGCGCCTGCTGCGCGCCTCCTCCCCGGTGTTCCACCTGGGCTTCCTCATGGTGGCCGGAGGGCACGTGGTGGGGCTCTTAGTCCCCAAATCCTGGACCCAGGCCGTGGGGGTGAGCCAGCACCTGTACCACCTGGGCGCCACCTACCTGGGCACGCTGGCCGCGGTCCTGACGATTCTGGGGCTGGTGGGCCTCATCTACCGGCGCGCGGTGGTCAAGTCGGTGCGCCTGGCCACCACCCGCAACGACCTGGTCATGTACTGCTTCCTCATCGTGCCGGTGCTGCTGGGGACCATCGCCACGGTGTCCAACCAGCTCTTCGACGCCCACGGCTATGACTACCGCGAGACCATCAGCCCCTGGCTGCGCTCGGTGCTGACCTTCCAGCCCCAGCCCGAGCTCATGGCCGATGTTCCCCTATCCTTCAAGATGCACGTGGTGGCGGGCCTCCTGCTCCTGGCCATCTGGCCCTTCACCCGGCTGGTCCATGCCGTCTCCGCGCCGGTGGGCTACGTCTCGCGGCCCTATGTGGTCTACCGCTCCCGGGAGGGGTCGGCCGCCACGGCCCGCACCCGCCGCGGCTGGCAGCCGGTCCACACCCAGGGCACCGGCAACCAGGGCAGCAACGACACCGCCCCCTCCCAGGGGGCGTGA
- the narJ gene encoding nitrate reductase molybdenum cofactor assembly chaperone, giving the protein MVSFIRAPRVLEPPAQVDLEPAQRATVHMAASLLLDYPDEGTLGPRLDAVEAELAGPAGLPAAVALPLEEFVAIARERGERTMAEHYVETFDRRRRCCLYLTYYAVGDTRHRGAAILAFKQALAAAGYEMTSDELPDYLPVVLELSARSGDEVADALLSSHREGIEVLRSALADADSPYGLLVEAVSMTLPRIDEATAERIRALVAAGPPTETVGVTDTLPFPTLPAKHPVMPGIGQPAVQEVPS; this is encoded by the coding sequence ATGGTCTCCTTCATCCGCGCCCCCCGGGTCCTGGAGCCGCCGGCGCAGGTCGATCTGGAGCCGGCCCAGCGAGCCACCGTGCATATGGCGGCCTCCCTGCTGCTGGACTACCCCGATGAGGGGACGCTGGGCCCGCGCCTGGACGCCGTCGAGGCTGAGCTGGCGGGGCCGGCGGGGCTGCCCGCCGCGGTGGCCCTGCCCCTGGAGGAGTTCGTGGCCATCGCCCGCGAGCGCGGGGAGCGGACCATGGCCGAGCACTATGTGGAGACCTTCGATCGTCGTCGGCGCTGCTGCCTGTACCTGACCTACTACGCGGTGGGCGACACCCGCCACCGGGGGGCGGCCATCCTGGCCTTCAAGCAGGCCCTGGCGGCGGCCGGCTACGAGATGACCAGCGATGAGCTGCCCGACTACCTGCCGGTGGTCCTGGAGCTGTCGGCCCGCAGCGGCGATGAGGTGGCCGACGCGCTGCTGTCCTCCCACCGGGAGGGCATCGAGGTGCTGCGCTCGGCCCTGGCCGACGCCGACTCCCCCTACGGGCTGCTGGTCGAGGCGGTCTCCATGACCCTGCCGCGCATCGATGAGGCCACCGCTGAGCGCATCCGGGCCCTGGTGGCGGCCGGCCCGCCCACCGAGACCGTGGGGGTGACCGACACCCTGCCCTTCCCGACCCTGCCCGCCAAGCACCCAGTCATGCCCGGCATCGGGCAGCCCGCCGTCCAGGAGGTCCCGTCATGA